The segment TTCGTCCGACCCCAATATGTGATGCGAAGTTATAGCGTGTGCTGAAGTCGACATTGCCTGAACGATACATGCGGCTCGACAGGTGCAAACTGGTCCCAACCTCGCCAAACCATGGCGATTGACCTTCGCTGCCGCGCCAGCGCAAACTTGGACCAAAACCGATGACCCAGATGTTGCGCCGAGATGCATCTTCGAGTTGACTTGACCAAATACCCGCATAGGCATCCCACTGTCCTCGTAAGGAGCCACTGCCCAAGCTCAATGACCAATTCTCCCAAGGCAGTGTTGCTCCCAGTACAGCGGATCCAGCAGTGTTTTCTCCCCAACCACCCTGAACATAGATAGTTTTCGCTTCATTGGCTTGGACAGCACCGCATGCAATGACAACACTCGCCAGCCAAATCGATTTTTTAAGTACCAAAGTTCACTCCTTACAGCGGTAAATATGAATAGCGGAAACCGATTCAGATACCGCACGCCTTGAATGTGTATAAAGCTTTCAAAATATTGAGTAGGCAATGGAGAGCTATCCATGTCGAACGCAGCATTACGATGGCTAATCCCGTGGGCGTTAAAGAAAAGCTTTTACTAGTGCCACATCCAACACACTGCGGACAAAAATTTGATCAAATGAGTAAACAAACGTCCTGGAGAGCGTTTGGTATCAACAAATAAATAACTGTATAAGTTCTAACTTGAATCGGCTTTGTTGCATAAAGCAGCCTGAGGGCGAACTCCCCCAAACCCTAAATGTAGTTGTGCCTTTGCTGCGTTTTGAGGGTGCCCATTGAATCGACTAGCTTTTCTAGATAGCTGCCGTCCTCACGGAATTGCATCTCTCAAACTCTATGGGGTTTGTCTACCTGCCTAGGGGCAGTCCACATATGGACTCCTATTTGAACGGAAATAGCAGGCTGTGAACTATCTACAAAACTCTGCTCGATTCAAGATAGAGCTAGATAAAAATGAAAAAAGCCCGCGAAATCGCGGGCTTACATGAAAAAAAAGTCTAAAGGTCGCGAATTACTTCGCGACGTACTTTTATTCCCACTCGATAATGAATTAATTTCGTAAGTTGTTGAAAAATATAAACAATAATTAATTTTATTCGAATAATACCGTCATGGATACCGTCAAGAAATTATCAGCTTACCAACAGCTTTGAGACTCCAAATTCATAAGCCGGCGTAGCTCTTGAACTTCCGCAGTAAGCGCCGCATAGTGGGTTTCATAACTACCCTTCTTCTTGTTGAGCGGGGCACAGCTCTTTTCCGAAAAGGCTTTACGGTATGTGGACGTTATATTCAGCACACGTATAGCAGCTAGCATCGTTTGCTCAGAAAGATGCGTTTGGTTATCAATGTATGCACGGAGGTTGGATGCAAGTAAATCCGACTCTGCCGTCTCCCTGACTCCTGCTTTGGTCGTCTGTTCAATTACAAGAAGGGACGCGATTTGCCAGCCTTCTCCATAAGAAGTCAAAGTCGTGAGTTCATCATCAAGTAGAGCTATAGCAACCCTGAGTGCTTGCCTGCGTACCGCCAAACGTGACCTAGCATCTTTTATTACAACAAAAAGCGCAACGCAGGTTGCAGCTGCAGTGGCGATAGCACCTACTGCGGTAGGATTGAACCCCCATTCCTCGCACGACATGATTAGCCCTTCTTGTAGATCTTTTTAGAGCTTACAGGGGAAATTTGCAGTCATTACTAAATGTAAGACTTGTTGGAAAATTCAACTGTGAATGAACTGGGTCAATGCTCAAGGAAGTCGGAATCCTCTAGGCTAAAGGAGGTTCCTAATGTGCGTCAGCTGGCAACGCTGCGTGCAAAACATTGCGCACTTGCCGAGTGCTCATGTTCATTTTCCAGGCAATCAGGGCAGCTGGCTCACCGTCATTGCATAGTTCCTCTATGCGCGCATCGCGCAATCGGCGAATAGGTGCCATAGGTGCAGTAATTTGCATCAACTCGCCACCTAGTGCCGCAACTAGGGCGGCCAAATCATCAGGGTCAACCAGGCCAGCAAGCACGCTGTTTTCGGTGTGAGTTTTCGGGACATAAACCCAGCCACGGCGGCCAATGCTTTTGCCCTTGGCAGCTTCCCAACGAATAATCTTGCCTGCCAGGAGTAAAGCTCTCTCGCGGCCAATCACGTCAGCGATGGCGCGCAGGGGTTCACACAGGTCGTAGTTTTTGCTCATATAAGGGCCAGGGCTGTACCGATGGCCTGGGCGGCATCGTCTGCGGTGAATCCATTGCGTTTAAACAGGCCAACAAGTGCAGTGCGGTCTGCTGGGGTTGGCGGGTTTGCTACCCCACTCAGCCAAGACCAGGCCACCATGACAGAAGCGCCATGCTTCTTGATCTGCTGGGGGGCTGCCTTGTTGGCAATAGCAAGATACATGCACCAGCCAACGTCATAGAGCCCTACACCTTGGCGCTTGAGCTGCCCATCTTCGGCCCACTGACGGATGCGGCGGGGCGTGAGGCCAACTATCTCGGCAATATCGGGTGCGGTCAGGTTTGTGGTCATGGCATGCTTTAGTTGCGCGGTGATGGGAGGCCTTCCATCTCGAAACCAGCCGCGCGCTGGTCAGATCGTGTTTTCACAAAATGGCCTCGGGAAAAAAATGGGGTGCATGGTGCGCCTGGGGCAAAACGCTTTCAACTGCCATGCCAGCTGTCACCATCCCTGTTCAGAGGACGACTACAGCCCCAAATAAAACTATTTGCTCGGCTGCGGCTTTGCTTCGGCGCTGCGGCGCACTAGTGCAGCAGCTGCTTGACTCAGGCTAACGCGCAGGCCTGTGCCGCTCTCCAGGCTTCGGCGTTGCTGCTCCAGCAAAGGGCGCAGCTCAGCAGGCAGGGTAACCGTTACTCGGTTGCAATCGTTTGCGTGTGTGGTGGTCATATCGTGGGTCCTTGATACTTAAAAACCATGCACCCAAGAGCTGGCAGCGCGGCGGTCGCGGCGCGTCTTGCTCACCATGGCTCTGATGCGTTTATCCAGCTGTTTTGCGGCGGCCTTGGCTTGCTCTTGGCTCAGAGCCATAGCTTCAGCCAGCTTCTGAATGGACTCATCTTCACCTTCGTACATCCAGGCTCGCCCACTTGGCAGCATTACGGCAATGCGTTGATGGTCTTCGCCCTCTGCGCGTTCATGTAGTGACGCCTTATCAAGAGCCTCTACCACAGCGCGTGGCAGTATGGATGCTTCTTCAACCATCGGCGCTGGTTCGGGGCGCTTGCGCGGTTTAAATCGCATGATGTTTAGGCGGTTAGTTTGAAGAAAGCGCCACCGTCGGGCAGTAATGCGCGCATGGATGCGTGGGCTGTAATGGCAAGGTCGCCATGCAGGCTGGTGCGGTCAACGATGATTTGCACCTCGTCTTCTACGGCCACGGCAGCGCGGTTGAATGCACCAATGGTTGTGGCTGCCGTTGTGTCGGTCAGTTCAGCAGCGATTCCAGCAGCGCGCAGCATGCCGTCCAAGCCAACTGCTGCACCAGTGGCGGTGGTGCCGACCAAGGCGCGCAGCTCAGCGAAGCGGAGGCCCTTGGCAGCAGCAGCTGCTAGGGTGAAAGCGGCAGGGTTTGCGGCGGCGATGGCACCCAGCAGCACAGCATCAGCCAGGCGGGCCAGGCCACGGGCAATTGCTTGCTCAATTTCAAATGCCAGTTCTTCAGGCGCTTTTGCCTTCTGGTCTTTGCGCGAGATTTCAAAGCGCAAAGCGTGCGATGGCGCATCGCCCCACAGCACAGAAGCACGGGAAGCGGGGAAAGCGGTAGTTGCCACATCAACGCCATCAGCCAGGGCGGCGAACTTGGCAGCGGTGATGATGCTGAAGGTTTCAGGACGTTGATAGAGTACAGGCGCAGGCAGGGCCTTGCCGTAAGTCTGAATTTCGGGCTGGGGGCTGTCGGGGGCTGCGCTGATGGGGATGATGCGGGCACCGGCTGCGGCCACTTGGGAAGCGTTGACCACGGCACCAGCCATTGTGGAAACACCGTTTGAAGGCATCAGGAACGATCGACCTTCACGCTCGGCGGTGCGCAGCTCGTTGCCCAGTTCGATCAGCTCATCGCGGGCAGTCTTGGTGGCAGCGCGGGAAACGGCCTCGCCATCCAGGGGGATGAGGCAGCGCGTAGCCACATCAGCGGCAGGCACCGTCAGCGATTCGGTAAGGCGCAGAACGCCATAGGACGCGGCACGTTCACGGGTCACAGCGTGAGGGTCTATGTTGCCTGGGGCAATATGCAAATGCACACCAGAAGCATGGCGGGCTTGGTCGAGAAGTTCTTGAAGTTTCATTGCTTGCACTCGTTTGGTTGGGATGAGTGCTATTGTTTTTTTTCCAAGCTTGAAAATCTTCTTGCGGGTTTTCCGCTGGTTATGCGTTACGCGCATGAGGAAACGGAAATCATGTTTTCTGGACACGCAGATATGAAACGGCGCGGGAACACTGTCCCCGCAGGCTGGCCCCCTAGGGAAGAACCTACCTCACGCCCCCTATGCCGCCAGCCTCGGCCCCATCACCTCACTCCACCAAAAGCGGGTCAGCCTCACAGCAGGGGTAATGGCTCGCCCCTTGAGCGCAGCAGATAGCCTGCCCAATGCTTGCGGCGCTGTGACTTGCTCGGACTGTTGCCACAGCTCCAACCGCACAGAGTGCCAGTAACGCTCATCTTCACCAGCAGGGACAACGATTTGCTGCGCATGTTCCACAGTAATACTCTTGCGCCCTTTGTTGCGGCGGTCTGCCCATAAGGCGATGCGCTCCCAGCTTTCGGCGGTCAGCTCATGCGCATAGTGCCGTGTGCTTTTGCCCTCACATGGTGTGATTACTTCTAAGGAGATATCAGGGCATGTGAGGGCAAAGCGGAACTCACGGCGCTTCAACTCTAGCCCCATGCGCTCAAGGATTTCTGCTACTTCACGCACTGGGTATACAGGGGCTGGAAATGGTTTTGATTTGCCCTTTAAGTCGGTGCCCACATCATGCGCCCACTTAGCAGGCACGATGCCAAGAAAGGCCTGTAAATATCGGCGCTCAATCACTCGTTCAACCAGTGATGATGCAACGGCCTGAGTGATGCGCAGGCCAGGGGCCAAGGCAACGCCTTCCAGCAACCAGGAATAAGCCAGCGCACGGGCCTTGGTGAAGCGGCGCAGGGCCAAGTCCTCGCCGGTGTGGTCTTGGCGCTCGGCCATGCGCTGTGTGGCTGCGCTGAATCTGTCCATGCGGCGTGGGCCTCGGCCATCGTCCCAAATGTCCAGGGCATCACCATCCAAGGTGGTTAAACACAAGTCCGACTTGATGCGATGGCGCAACAGCGCGTCTTGCTCGGCCTCTGTGCGGCTGGGCTTTTCGCGCAGGCGGCGGGCTTGGGCATCGTCCAGGTCAGCAGCGGCCAGGATGGCGGCGCGTCGTTCTTCACGGATGGCGGCTCGTGTGGTCTTCAGCTCGGCGGTTATGCCTGCATCAGCCTGCACGGCCATGCGCTCAAGCGTGAAGCCCTGGTGCTCCAGTGCCCACCACAGGCCAGCGGCGAAGTCCGCGCGCCAGCGTGCCTGGTCGGCCTCGATACCGGCCACAAATGCGTCAAAGTCTGTGGCCGTGACCAGGATTGAGCCTTCGATGCCTGCGGCCTGCTCCATGCCCGCCAGGATGGCATCAACGTTGTCAATGTCCTTGGCGTTGTTCGGCGTAATTGCCACCGTCCAGGCACGTAGGTAGCGCACGCGGCGCAGCATCTGCAAAGCATCGGCAGGGGTGATAGTGGCCCCACTACCCAAAAACATGCCATGCGTGAAGTGTTCACCAGTTTTTCTGTGCTCGATAGACAGGCCAGAGGAAATAACGCTGTTCGCAATCACACAGTCATAGTCGCGGCTGATGGCTTCAGGGTCGCGCCAGAAAGCGGCTTGCTCGGCGTTTTCCTTGTTGTCGCCATGCAGCAGCAGGATGCGGGCACCAGTGCTTGCCAAGATGCGCGCGGCCTCAATTGCTCGGGATTTTTCACCGCACGCAATCCATAAGCGTTCGCCCTGGGTCAGTCGTGCCATGGCCTCACCATAGGCCGTGGCGAGGGCTTCAGGGCCAAAGCCATAAGACACGGTCAAGCCCTCAATGCGGTGCGGCTGCTGGATGATGCGGAATCGCTCGCCAGGGCGGCAGCTCTCCAGAAAGGACAGCACGCGGTCATCCATGCCTGCATCAGCGCCAATCAGGCATTTGGCTCGGCTCACCAGCTCGCGCAGCGTGTGGAATACATCGGCGCGGCTTTTCTTGTCGGCAACGGTCACTTTGCTGGCAATGCTGCGTAGTACCTGTGCCACTTCATCAATAAACACATTCCCAGCCTCATCAATGATTTGGCTGTGGTCTGCCTTCACGATGGATGGCAGGCAGGTTGCCATGGCTTGCACGCTCCAGGCCATCTCGCCTGGTGTTTCCTGGTAGTGGTCACAGGCCAGCACTCGGGCCAGCTCAGCAACCAGACTTTGCCTGTGGCAGGTCGCCAGGAATCGGGCCTCTTGGTGCTTTGCCCACGACGAAAATGGCTGGCCTATGCGCTGGGTCTTGCCACTACCCATGGGTGATGCAAGCAGCAAAACGCCCTTGTAGTCCTCGGCGGTCAGTGTGGGCAGGTTTGCCACGGTTTCTACGTTGTGCCGTGCGGTGGCCTCTGCTGACATAGTTACGGCAGCCATTGCGCGGCGCTTTCGCCAATCCACGATGCGGGCCAGCGCTGCAACGATGGCGGCAAGGGTTGCGGGGTGCAGTGCCCCCGGCATGGTGTTGTTGCCGATTTGCTCGGCCAGTGCTTCCAAGGTCATAAGCACAGGCACGCGCACGCACAGGCGGCGGCCAATCGACCAAGCCAGCGCGGCGGCCTGTGCCGCGTCATCGGCTGCGGCCAGCTTGTTCCACCAGGTCTGTTCGCGCCCCTTCAGCTCAACCAGCGGCAGAGCATAGGGGCGCGTGAATGCTTCGGCGTTATCGTTCGCCACAGCAGCGCGCACAGCCTCCAGGCCATGCGCTGCGGCGTAGTCGTTCCAATCGCCCACCAAGGGTGGCAAGTGATACGGCAGGCCTGTTGCCTTGGCGGCCTTCTCGCCGGTTTTGCTGTCGTCGTTGTCTGCTGCGATGGCGTCTGGCTTGGTGTATGCGGCCACTGCGGCCAATGCACCAGCACTGAAGCCAATCACCACAGCATCACCCGTGGCCGCGTGCCAGGTGGCCCCGGTAGCGTAGCCTTCAACCAGGACTGTGCTGCCATCAATGCGATGGTGGCAACCGTGGGCGCGGCCACCCATCACAAACCGTTTCACGCCTTGCGGGGTGATGCGCTGAATGTTCACCAAGGCCCCGGCATCGTCCAACATAGGCACCAGCAAATCACCAGCGCGCACTGTGGCAGCGTCCTGCCACTGCTGGGCCTCGTCATTCCACAGGCGTGCGCGCAGGTCGTGTCCTGCCAGGCGCAGGCCATGGGCCTGCACTCCCTTGCGGCTCAGGTATGAGTGAGCATCGGCAAGGGTTGCGGCCTGCCAGGCTGCCAAGGCAGCGGCAGCAGCAGCGGTGCGGCCTTCAGCCTGGTTACGCTCATGCTCGGCGGCCTTGGCTTTGGCGGCCTGGATGGCGGCAGCGGCGGCGGCGCGGTAGCCCCTGCGGTCGTTGTCGTTCGCAGCCACCGTGCCACGCTGGGCCATGAATTGCTGCCAGGCCAAATCGCGGGGCTTCCAATAAACCGATGCACCCTTGAAGCTCTTGAAGGTCACAGCAGGCCAGGCGGTGCCGTCCTTGTCGGTTTCAATGCTGGCAAGGTAGAACTGCTTTTTGTCGTTGCGGCCATTCAGGTTCGGCACATAGTGCTTTAGTCCATCCAACAAAGGCAGGTGGTCAAGTGTTGCGCCCACGGATGCAGCGGCTTGCACAGCATCCTCAAAATATGCGGCTAGAGCGTCTTCGGGTTGTGTGTATGTAGCCGCGCACCAGTCAAGGAAGCGAGCCATTCTTAGCCAATGGCAAATGGGCGGCGTTTACGGTAAAACGCATCAAACAGCATCATTTCAAAGTCCAGCCGCGTGAATGGGCAAGGCTTCTCTCTCATGGACATGGATGCACACCGCGCCATAAACTCCGCTGCAATCAGTGGGTCGTCACGATATATCCGGCCATCGGCAACCTGTTTTGCAAGCGCCCAAGCTGTGTATGCAATCCATGCTATGCGCGCTTCCTCTGTCTTCCTAAGGTCAGGCGCAATTACTGCATCTGAAAATCTTTGCTTAACACGTTGCGCATTAATCATCGAAGGATGTATAAAATAGCGTGTGACATTATTTTTGCCAAAAACAATGTCCAATTTAGTGTATTTTTTAGGGGCTGTGATCTGGTACATCGCGGCCCCTTTTTATTTCTGCGCTAGCTTATTGAAGCTACTTTGCCAGTGGAGAATGTCTTCTAATCTCCAAGCAGTAACTCTTTGCGAAATTTTTATGGGGGCAGGGAATGTGCCGTCTTGAACGCGACGCCACAATGTAGCAGCGCTGAATGGGACGAGTTTGTCCTTGATGAGCTGCGATTGACGGATGTAGATGTCAACGCTTTTGCCTGAGATTTGTTGCATTTTGCTGAGTCCTTGTGAGTTGAGCTGAGTAAATTTTCGCGACAACTCATCGGTGCTTCTTCTTGCGGGTTTTCCTAAAATCTCACGGAAGCTCATTCCAAATCATTCTTGGTAACGATTGCAATAAAAAACCCGGCCAAGCCGGGTAATTTAATGCTGATATATCGAAATCAAAGATCATCGTCCAGGTCATCTTCATGAATTTCTGCCGCCTTCCGTTTGGCTTCTAGAATTATCTCGCGGGCAGATTCACCGCGCATCCATGTATCCAACATATCGCTCCAACACTGGAGCATAATTTTTCGTTCAGTCAGGTAACGGTTTACGTTATATACAGCAGCAATTCTATTCTTGGGAGCATGCGCCAGTGACATTTCAATCCAGCGTTCATCGAATTTTGCGCGATTCAAGCCGCTAGAAAATGTACGCCGCAAATCGTGCACACCGAATGTTTGAAAATCAGGTTCATTTACTTGAATTTTTTTAACCGCTGCATCGATAACGCGATTAAGTGTTGCGTTTGATATAGGCGTATCGCTGTCATACCGTCCGGGATGCAGGTATCTACTTGAGCTAAAGCAGGAGCGAAAGGCAGTGAGAATATCCAAGGCTTGTTCACTGAGGGGAACGATGTGAGGACTACCTGCTTTCATTCTTGCCGCAGGTATAACCCAGCGTTCAGCATCGAAATCAATTTCACTCCAGGTGGCATCGATAAATTCTCCTTTGCGAACACCTGTCAATAAGATGAACTTCAGTGCTAAGCGGAGCGTTGGCGTAGTGGCTACACGCTCCAATGCGCTCAAGAATTTCTTTATTTCGGCTGGCGTCAGGGCTCTGTCACGAGGGGTAAAGGTTGCGATTGCACTGGCCCGCACGGATTCGGCGGGGTTGGTGACGGTTTGCCCTCGCCCTTGCGCATGCCTGAAAACAGCTAGTACCACTTCGCGCACATGAACTGCCACAGCAGGGCCGCGCTTAATCTTTGCATCGTCACACAGTTGCATCAAACGCTGTGGCGTTATCTCTTCCAAGCGCAGGCGACCAAAAACCGGCTCTATGACGCGTCTATAGGTAGAGCGACGAAACGCAAGCGTGCTGTCGGCCAACTGCTCAGCACCGCTTTTAGGGTCAGCTTTGTGCTGGAAATAATTTTCTACCCACCCTCCAAAGGATAGGGCGTCGGAAGCGCGTGTGCGTTTTTCTACCTTGGCTCGGGAAGGCGATTCGCCTCGCTCAACATCACGCCGTGCACGTTCCAGTAATGACCGTGCTTCCCTTAGAGACACCTCCATCCCGTATTCAAGTGTGTCAGGTTCGCGCGCTGGCTTACGTCCTAAATCCCCGTTGTAGCGGCCAATAGCAAGCGTTTCGCGACGGCCATTCAGGCGGTAATCGTACCGAAACGAGATGGTGCCGGTGGGCAGAACTGCTGCATACATTCCGTCACGGTCTGCAACCTTCAGCACTTTCCCCGCAGTTGGCTTGAGATTCCCCAGTTCTTTGTCAGTCAGCATGATTCACCTCCAGTAGTGATTTGCCATCTGATACCGTCAATGCAAAATGACGGTATAGCCATGGCGTTTCGCTGTCGCCGTAACTATACCGTCATCTGTACCGACTGTTTGACCGGGAGGTAGTGCTACATCATGAGATGATGTGGCGAGTCTAAGTCATTGAAAAACAAAGTCTATTTCATATTTATGAGGTGAAATGAGACTGTGTGAAATGACTTAAATTTATTCCCACTCGATGGTCGCTGGTGGCTTGGTGCTTACATCGTAGGTCACGCGGTTAATGCCGCGCACTTCGTTGATGATGCGGCCGGAGGCCTTTTTCAGCAGGCCGTAAGGCAGCTCGGCCCAGTCGGCGGTCATGAAGTCGCTGGTCACCACAGCGCGCAGGGCCACGACGTAGTCGTAGGTACGGCCGTCGCCCATCACGCCCACGCTCTTGACGGGCAAGAACACAGTGAAGGCCTGGCTGGTCAGGTCGTACCAGCTCTTGCCAGTTGCTTCGTCGATCCAGTTGTTCAGCTCTTCGATGAAGATGGCGTCGGCGCGGCGTAGCAGATCGGCGTATTCCTTCTTCACTTCACCCAAGATGCGCACGCCCAGACCTGGGCC is part of the Comamonas sp. Y33R10-2 genome and harbors:
- a CDS encoding acyloxyacyl hydrolase; its protein translation is MVLKKSIWLASVVIACGAVQANEAKTIYVQGGWGENTAGSAVLGATLPWENWSLSLGSGSLRGQWDAYAGIWSSQLEDASRRNIWVIGFGPSLRWRGSEGQSPWFGEVGTSLHLSSRMYRSGNVDFSTRYNFASHIGVGRNFGVNRQHEISLRLQHTSNASIKRPNPGQNFVLFRYAHKF
- a CDS encoding plasmid replication protein, CyRepA1 family; translated protein: MARFLDWCAATYTQPEDALAAYFEDAVQAAASVGATLDHLPLLDGLKHYVPNLNGRNDKKQFYLASIETDKDGTAWPAVTFKSFKGASVYWKPRDLAWQQFMAQRGTVAANDNDRRGYRAAAAAAIQAAKAKAAEHERNQAEGRTAAAAAALAAWQAATLADAHSYLSRKGVQAHGLRLAGHDLRARLWNDEAQQWQDAATVRAGDLLVPMLDDAGALVNIQRITPQGVKRFVMGGRAHGCHHRIDGSTVLVEGYATGATWHAATGDAVVIGFSAGALAAVAAYTKPDAIAADNDDSKTGEKAAKATGLPYHLPPLVGDWNDYAAAHGLEAVRAAVANDNAEAFTRPYALPLVELKGREQTWWNKLAAADDAAQAAALAWSIGRRLCVRVPVLMTLEALAEQIGNNTMPGALHPATLAAIVAALARIVDWRKRRAMAAVTMSAEATARHNVETVANLPTLTAEDYKGVLLLASPMGSGKTQRIGQPFSSWAKHQEARFLATCHRQSLVAELARVLACDHYQETPGEMAWSVQAMATCLPSIVKADHSQIIDEAGNVFIDEVAQVLRSIASKVTVADKKSRADVFHTLRELVSRAKCLIGADAGMDDRVLSFLESCRPGERFRIIQQPHRIEGLTVSYGFGPEALATAYGEAMARLTQGERLWIACGEKSRAIEAARILASTGARILLLHGDNKENAEQAAFWRDPEAISRDYDCVIANSVISSGLSIEHRKTGEHFTHGMFLGSGATITPADALQMLRRVRYLRAWTVAITPNNAKDIDNVDAILAGMEQAAGIEGSILVTATDFDAFVAGIEADQARWRADFAAGLWWALEHQGFTLERMAVQADAGITAELKTTRAAIREERRAAILAAADLDDAQARRLREKPSRTEAEQDALLRHRIKSDLCLTTLDGDALDIWDDGRGPRRMDRFSAATQRMAERQDHTGEDLALRRFTKARALAYSWLLEGVALAPGLRITQAVASSLVERVIERRYLQAFLGIVPAKWAHDVGTDLKGKSKPFPAPVYPVREVAEILERMGLELKRREFRFALTCPDISLEVITPCEGKSTRHYAHELTAESWERIALWADRRNKGRKSITVEHAQQIVVPAGEDERYWHSVRLELWQQSEQVTAPQALGRLSAALKGRAITPAVRLTRFWWSEVMGPRLAA
- a CDS encoding helix-turn-helix domain-containing protein, yielding MTTNLTAPDIAEIVGLTPRRIRQWAEDGQLKRQGVGLYDVGWCMYLAIANKAAPQQIKKHGASVMVAWSWLSGVANPPTPADRTALVGLFKRNGFTADDAAQAIGTALALI
- a CDS encoding AlpA family transcriptional regulator, with product MSFREILGKPARRSTDELSRKFTQLNSQGLSKMQQISGKSVDIYIRQSQLIKDKLVPFSAATLWRRVQDGTFPAPIKISQRVTAWRLEDILHWQSSFNKLAQK
- a CDS encoding site-specific integrase, which translates into the protein MLTDKELGNLKPTAGKVLKVADRDGMYAAVLPTGTISFRYDYRLNGRRETLAIGRYNGDLGRKPAREPDTLEYGMEVSLREARSLLERARRDVERGESPSRAKVEKRTRASDALSFGGWVENYFQHKADPKSGAEQLADSTLAFRRSTYRRVIEPVFGRLRLEEITPQRLMQLCDDAKIKRGPAVAVHVREVVLAVFRHAQGRGQTVTNPAESVRASAIATFTPRDRALTPAEIKKFLSALERVATTPTLRLALKFILLTGVRKGEFIDATWSEIDFDAERWVIPAARMKAGSPHIVPLSEQALDILTAFRSCFSSSRYLHPGRYDSDTPISNATLNRVIDAAVKKIQVNEPDFQTFGVHDLRRTFSSGLNRAKFDERWIEMSLAHAPKNRIAAVYNVNRYLTERKIMLQCWSDMLDTWMRGESAREIILEAKRKAAEIHEDDLDDDL